The Fusobacterium pseudoperiodonticum DNA window ACATAAAATAGAAAATTTGTTATAATTAAATAAAATATAAATAATTAAAAAGGAGGTTTCATGAAAAGGTTAGCCATAGGTATAGATGATTTTAGAAAAATAATAAAAGAAGATTGCTATTATGTGGACAAGACAAAATTTATAGAAGCTATTTTAGAAGATGCTTCAAATGTAAAATTATTTACTCGTCCTAGAAGATTTGGAAAAACATTAAATATGTCTATGCTAAAGTATTTCTTTGATGTTAGAGAAAGTGAAGAAAATAGAGAACTTTTTAATGGATTAGATATAGAAAAATCAAAATATATAGATGAGCAAGGAAAATATCCTACAATTTTAATTTCATTAAAAAGTATAAAATATGAAACTTGGGAAGAAAGTTTAGAGCAATTAAAAAGTTTAGTATCTAATTTATATAATGAATTTGAATATATTAGAGAATGTTTGAATGAAAGTGAAATAGAACTTTTCAATGATATATGGTTTAAAAAAGAAAATGGAGAATATGCTAATTCACTAAAAAATTTAACATCTTTTCTATATAAATATTATAAAAAAGAAGTAGTCTTATTAATAGATGAATACGATATACCTTTAATAACAGCACATAAATATGGCTATTATAATGAAATTATAAACTTTTATAAAATATTTTTAGGAGAAGCTTTAAAAACTAATCAATATTTGAAAATGGGAGTTTTAACTGGGATAATTAGAGTAATAAAGACAGGAATATTTTCTGATTTAAATAATTTAAAAGTTTATTCTATTTTAGAAAAAAAATATTCAGAATTTTTTGGTTTTACAGAAGAAGAGGTAAAAAAAGCATTACAATATTTTAATATAGAAGAAGAATTGATAAATGTAAAATATTGGTATGATGGCTATAAATTTGGAAATTCAGAGTTATATAATCCTTGGAGTATAATTAATTTCTTAGATGGAAGAGAACTAAAAAACTATTGGGTAGGAACTTCAGAAAATTTTTTAATAAAAAATATATTAGAAAATTCTACAAGTAGAACTAATGAAATTTTAGATAAGCTATTCAATGAAGAAGAAGTAGAAGAAGCCATTACAGGGACATCAGATTTATCAATATTAATGGATAGTAAAGAAGTATGGGAACTACTATTATTTAGTGGATATTTAACTGTAAAAGAAAAGCTTGATGATGATATTTACTCATTGAAACTACCAAATATGGAAGTAAAAAAGCTATTTAAAAAAGAATTTATCAATGTACATTTTGGTATAAGTTTATTTAGAAAAACAATGGAAGCCTTAAAAAATCTTAACTTTAATGATTTTGAAAAATATTTTCAAGAGATAATGTTAAAATCAACAAGTAATTGGGATACAAGTAAAGAAGCTTTCTATCATGGATTATCATTAGGAATGCTGAGTTACTTAGACAATGATTACTATGTAACATCTAATTTTGAAGCAGGCTTTGGAAGATATGATGTGGTATTAGAACCAAAAAATAGAAATGATAGAGCTTTTATTTTAGAGTTTAAAGTTGCAGAAGCTGAAAATAAATTAGAAAAATTATCAAAAGAAGCAATTAAACAGATTGAAGAAAAAAAATATGATATAAATTTAAAATCAAAAGAAATAAAAGAAATTACTTCTGTGGGAATAGCTTTTTATGGGAAAAAATTGAAAGTTAGCTACAAATAAAATTTTTGGAGGGGGCAATGTCATCAGTAGATTATAATATGCTTATATCAACACTTGAAAGTACAGTGGTAACTGAATATATAAGAGAAGACGCTCCAGCATACAGTTATCAAAGTGAAGCAGATTTAGAAAGAGAGTTTATTAAAAATTTACAAAATCAAGGTTATGAATATTTGAGTATTCACAATGAAAAAGAATTAATTGCAAACTTAAAAGATAAATTAGAAAAGTTAAATAATATTATTTTTTCTGAAAAAGAATGGGAGAGATTTTTCAAAGAGAAAATAGCAAATAAAAATGATAGTATTGTTGAAAAAACAAGAACTATACAAGAGGACTATATAAAAAGTTTTACAAGAGATGATGGAAGCTTAATAAATATTAGTTTGATTAATAAAAAGAATATACACAATAACTTTCTTCAAGTTATAAATCAATATGAGGAAGAAGGAGGAAATCATAACACAAGATACGATGTGAGTATTTTAGTCAATGGACTACCTTTAATTCATATTGAACTAAAAAGAAGGGGAGTTGCAATAAGAGAAGCTTTCAATCAAATTAATAGATATCAAAGAGATAGTTTTTGGGCAGGAAGTGGACTTTTTGAATATGTACAAATATTCGTAATTTCCAATGGGACTAATACCAAATACTATTCTAATACAACAAGAGCAAGACATATTAAAGAGATGTCTTTCAATAGAAAAAAAGTTAAAAAGTCTAGTAATAGCTTTGAATTCACTTCATATTGGGCAGATGCAAATAGTAAGTCAATAACAGATTTAGTAGATTTTACAAAGACTTTTTTTGCTAAACATACTATTTTAAATATTTTAACTAAATACTGTATATTTGATACTAGTGAAACTTTACTTGTTATGCGTCCTTACCAAATATCAGCAACAGAAAGAATTTTATCTAAAATACAATTAGCTAATAACTATAAATGGGTTGGTAAGATTGATGCTGGAGGATATATTTGGCATACAACAGGAAGTGGAAAAACTTTAACTTCATTTAAGACAGCACAGTTAGCCTCACAACTTGACTATATAGATAAAGTCTTATTTGTTGTGGATAGAAAGGATTTAGATAGCCAAACACAGAAAGAATATGATAGATTTTCAAAAGGTTCAGCTAATGGAAATACTTCAACAAAAATATTGAAAGCA harbors:
- a CDS encoding AAA family ATPase, translating into MKRLAIGIDDFRKIIKEDCYYVDKTKFIEAILEDASNVKLFTRPRRFGKTLNMSMLKYFFDVRESEENRELFNGLDIEKSKYIDEQGKYPTILISLKSIKYETWEESLEQLKSLVSNLYNEFEYIRECLNESEIELFNDIWFKKENGEYANSLKNLTSFLYKYYKKEVVLLIDEYDIPLITAHKYGYYNEIINFYKIFLGEALKTNQYLKMGVLTGIIRVIKTGIFSDLNNLKVYSILEKKYSEFFGFTEEEVKKALQYFNIEEELINVKYWYDGYKFGNSELYNPWSIINFLDGRELKNYWVGTSENFLIKNILENSTSRTNEILDKLFNEEEVEEAITGTSDLSILMDSKEVWELLLFSGYLTVKEKLDDDIYSLKLPNMEVKKLFKKEFINVHFGISLFRKTMEALKNLNFNDFEKYFQEIMLKSTSNWDTSKEAFYHGLSLGMLSYLDNDYYVTSNFEAGFGRYDVVLEPKNRNDRAFILEFKVAEAENKLEKLSKEAIKQIEEKKYDINLKSKEIKEITSVGIAFYGKKLKVSYK